The DNA sequence CTCCTATTCCCAGAATAATTATGAAGACAGCGTTGTTATTTGCCATGGCTCGTCTTTGCTTGAATTCATCTTTTTTATGATTGTGCAGACCCTATTCTATTTATCTTGCTAGTCTGGCAACAGTAAGATTGTGGATCTGAGTTGGTGTTGTTTATGGATTGAGTTCCTGTTATTTGTGGAGTTACTTCGAAGTCTATATGTTAATTTTCGATAACGAACACTTGGGGTAAGCTGACAAAATCTCTGAATCTCTTAAATCAAACTCGTTGCCCATTTGAGAGCAACATAGTTCCATGGATCCAACTTTCTGCTTGAGCAGCTGCATTAACGTGCAAAGCAAAACCACATTTGTAAAAACACTAGCCCCTCAATAATCAATTTCAAACCAGGCAATTGCAGATTCCCCAAAGAAGCCAAGCAGCATCAATGGAGAAGAAAACATCATGAAAAGTTGGATACTAATACTATTACTACTACTACTCACCCATAGAACCCTATAATCCTCCAATTGAGTCCCTGAATAAACTGATAAACCCATTTTTACAGCAGAGGGACATGGATGGCAAACTCTGCGAAGTGCTggattcattttcattttatgtCACATGCAGAATCTGATACTCTGTTCAAACTATGGCTTATTGACCTCGTTCAAACCATACCAAAAATAAAGATCTGAACCATTAATTGCTGGCATAAATTATAAATCTAATTTATAAAGAAATTGGTCCATGAACAAGTAATTAGTAAACACATAGTTGAAACTGATACAAAGAAACTTGTAATAACCCAATTAGCCAAACCTCATGCTTTTCTGACTACAAGTTTCGCACTACTAATCTATAAATATATCACTACTACCGCTTCAAAACTCACGATGCTGATCATCACAAGGGCATGCAGGGGTTTTACATGTCAAAACAGAGTTCACACTGAGATACACTTTATTTGAAATAAAGGAAAGTAACTAGTTAGAAATTATGACGACTTAAACCAATGATATGCTGCTCTCGCCACCAGGTGGCTTGCGAACACCACCTAGATAGTCTCTTGATGCCGCCTTCCCATCAGCAAAGATGTTGCTGCCACTCATTTCTCTCAGCTTAGCCGTGCTTAGTGGCTTTTCAGCAGATCCCGGAGAAACATCTCCCTTAAATATGTCATTGCCTGTCAGCTCTGCAAACTTCTGGTTATGAAGTTTCTTGGAAGTCTTGACAACAGGGTCCTCAGTGAACAAGATTTTACTCTGACCTCCAGCCGGCTGTgtcaatgaaaaagaaaaaacgttTAATGTCAAGTTATAGAAAAAAATGCTCTCTTTCCAGATAGTTTAGCATTGTTCGTGTCCATAATATTAATCTGGATCACAGGAAATTAAATGCTGTCTAATATAGTATCATGCTATGCTACTGGACATTAATCTGAAGCAGTGGAATGCCAATTGATATGTCTGATCAAGATTCAATCTCACAACATGACATCACGAGCTCAGAGTATCACAACATCAAACTCGAGATTGTttgacaaaagaaaactaaCCAGCTCAAAAGATAAAGTTTCCATTAAAACCAGGTGTCAAGATTGGGTTTCCCCTTCGGCATAAGTGCATGATTACTAAACTAAGGACATATAAGCATGTACATTGTTGTTTTGAGATATATGAATATTAAATTGCGCACATATTACTTAGCTAAGTTAAAACCATGAACAATTTATATTCCCAAATTGACCACATTATCACAAAGAAACCATAAAGTCACTCACATTGGAAACTTTGACAGAGGTGCGAAGATTTCTGGGCGCCGGCTCCCCGGAATCTTTACTCTGCTTATACTCGTGGGTGTGAACAGCATTGACCGATCGGGGAACAATCTCCGGGGGAGGGCCAAAGATGTCATTTCCACTAAGCTCCTTGGTCTTGGCATTTGAAATCCCCTTCTGAGTCTTGGAATCCAATTCCGACTGCAAAGTCCCACTCAGCTCCTTCTGCTTCGCCACCTCCGGAACACTCGTCGGCTTCTTCGGGCTCAGGTGCTCGTCAACGCTGAACGAGATTTGACTGATCCCTTTCACCGCCTGCTGGTAAACCCGACCCGGCTCCGGCTCCGCATTGCCTTCGCCAGCCGCGAATATCCCGCTTCCGGATATCTCCTTCATTTTGTACCCGGAGCAATGCTTCCTGCGGGAACAGAAAGTACGGATCTAAGAAGGTTAAAATCGGAAAAGCAAAAAATGGTTAACGACCGGATCTGAGTTGCTAAAAGCAGAACCGGATCTTACTTTTTGTTCAGGCTCTGAGCTTCTTCCTCGGTGATCTGACCGCCGTGGAGCACCTTGCTGATCCCATCCGACGGCTGTAAAATGCAAATCCCTCAGCTCAGTCAGCTACTCTCATCAACTCAATCAATCAAGTTAGTTAGTTTGAGTGGAGTGCGAGGGGGTAAAGTAGTAAAATTCAACCTGGTGAGAGCGGTGAGCGGAGGAGGCGGTGGCGGGAGAGTCGGAGCGGGGGACctcttgccacgtcagcatgtCAGCGGTGTCGCGGCGAGGCTTTCTCACTGGTGTGGCCATTGTCGTTGCTTGTATCTAATCTCTCTCTGTTAGTTATGTGTTTtgggttttagagagagagagaagagagatatggttttgtttggtttttgaaatttgaataaataaatagtgAAAAGTACCAAATAACCATGACACGTTGTCATTTTCGAAACAAAAGAGAAGTGAAAGAAGATCGGTGAGGGAACATGCAACCAACAAGTTTTAAATACGGACACGTGTCGTTGTGTGACGATATTATAAGATGATCGAATCTCTGATCTAGCATAATTCTAATCTCGCTTTACAATCCTTCCTCACCACTGTGACTAACTCAAAGTGCATGGAATTAGTGACGGTGAGACCGTGAGAGTATCAATCTACGGTATCTACAGATAATGTTCTTGTCCAcaactttttgtattttttttttttttataatatagtGACTGGGTGAGTTTATTCAGATCTCTACATTTTGTATTTGAATCTCTcctccacatttttttttttcattaaactaCCAATTTTACCCCTcttataaataggagtttcatTATTTGTTAGTTTCTATATATGATCATGAAAATATTAAATGTCAAATTAAATAGTTTTTTATTTGCCTATTTTTCACAATCACATGTTATATAGTTGATTACTTTAGTTGCATGCATATTCAAAGTGTTCGTTATTTATTGTCATCATTTCAAGTGGTGAAACAAGCTTCGAGCCATAACTGAAGAAATATGAGCCCACATAGTAGCTTGAACTAAtggtaagaaaaaaataattaatagaGTACAAATCGATATACACAAGAGTCAATTTCATTTAGAATGATATTTGGTTGGATTGCCCATCTCCCAAGTCCAACTAATATGTTTTTGGGGCAAAGAATTGACCATTCTTTACTAGAATGATATGCTAAATATGGAAAATGATATCTGAATTACTTAGCTAATTAAACTAATATCTATCTTCGCTTTAGTTAAGCAACTTTGAGTAGAGAAGCATTGCAGTTTGGATTGGATCGGGTTCTGAATAAGGTATAGGCCTTAGCTTTTGGGCCTTGAATTTGAGAACCCTCTAGGTTTCAGTTTCTGGGCCTTGTGGCTTTTTGAAAATTTGTTCCAAACCCTCTTTAATTTGTTATTGAATTGCCAATCTGCTCTTCTTGGGTGAATTGGATGGAGGGGAGACTGGGAGTTTTCTGGAGATGAAATGTAAGCACATAGACCCTTCAAAAACCCTCAGATGGCTGCTTCAGTTCCACTGAGTGGTGAGACCCAACTCATTCAGGGTCTGTTTGCAATTGTAGTAAAGGGTCATTGGAACCACCTCTTGAAACCCAAGCTTGGGTCTTGTCTCACCTCATCCACCATTCACCAGGTACTCCTGCAACTCTCACTCTATGGCTACAGCCCTTCACTTTCCTTGTCTTTCTTCAAATGGGTGGAGTCAGTACCCAATTACAAGCACTCCTTGCAGTGCTCTTGGACCATGGTTCACATTCTCACTAAGCACGGACACTTCAAAACTGCACACCAATTGCTTGAGAAGATTGCTTTTAGGGATTTCTTGTCATCCCCAACTGTTTTGAATGCTTTGATTCCGACCCAAGATGACCCGGATGTGAATTCCCATGTTTTGAGCTGGCTTGTGATAACTTATGCTAATTCTAAGATGACGCAGGATGCGATTCAGGTTTTGGAGCATATGAGGGTACATGGGTTTAAGCCCCATTTGCATGCTTGTACTGTGTTGTTGAATTGTTTGGTTAAAGATAGGTTGACTAGTATGGTTTGGAAAGTTTATAAGAAGATGATTCGGACCGGGGTTGTTCCGAATATTCATACATACAATGTGTTGATTCATGCTTGTTGCAAGTCTGGGGATATAGAAAAGGCGGAACGATTGGTGAGTGAGATGGAGTTGAGGTGTGTGTTTCCTGATATTTTCACCTATAATACTTTGATATCGTTGTATTCCAAAAGAGGTATGCACTATGAAGCTTTGTCTGTTCAAAATAGAATGGAAATGGCAGGAGTTAGTCCTGACATGGTGACATACAATTCTCTTATGTATGGATTTTGTAGAGAAGGAAGGATGACAGAAGCTGTAAAACTTTTCCGCGATATCAAAGGTTGTGTTCCTAATCATATAACTTACACTACATTGATTGATGGGTATTGTAGAGTGAATGACCTGGAAGAAGCTTTAAGATTGTGTGAGGTTATGAAGTCTAAGGAGTTGTATCCTGGAGTTGTTACTTATAATTCTATTCTTCGCAAGTTGTGTCAAGAAGGCAGGATGAGGGATGCGAATAAGCTTTTGAATGAGATGAGTGAAAAGAATGTTGAGCCTGACAATGTCACATGTAACACCCTGATTAATGCTTATTGCAAAATCGGAGATATGATGTCTGCAGTGAAAGTGAAGAACAGGATGTTGGCATCTGGGTTGAAGCTGGATGAGTTTACATATAAAGCACTCATTCATGGATTTTGTATGGTACCGGAAATGGACGGTGCTAAAGATCTTTTATTTAGCATGCTTGATGCGGGGTTTTGCCCAAGTTATTGCACATATACATGGATTATAGATGCTTACTGCAACCAAGGCAATGAAGAAGCAGTTATAAGATTACCAGATGAGTTTGTTAGAAAAGGTATTGTTGTTGATGTCTCTCTGTACAGGGCTTTAATAAGGAGGTTATGTAAACGAGAAAGGCTAGATTGTGCTGAAAAGGTTTACAGTTTAATGCAAGAGAAGGGTATATTAGCAGACAGTGTAGTATTTACTAGTCTAGCATATGCTTACTTGAAAGCAGGAAAATCAAGTGTAGTTTCAGGGATGTTAGATGAAATGTTCAAAAGGAGGTTGATGGTAACTCGCAAGATCTACAGGTCTGTCAATGCATCATATGCCAGTGAAAATGACATCTTACGTCTCTTTTGGGAGCATATGGTCGAGAGAGGCCTGATGTCAAAAACTGTTATGATTACGGAAATGCAGCAAACATAAATCAACATCGGAGATGTCACTGGGAGTCCGATAGTAGACTCAATCTTTCCATACCACAAGGGTTTGTGACACAAACTTCTTGTGAATCCACCTGTCTTGAAATGTGTTAGAGACTGTTATGAACTCCAGGTGCTCAAGTTATATGGAATTGCCAAAAGGTTAAGAGACAACGGGAGTTGCTTCTGCCACTCATTTTGGTATCAAGTCTAACTTTTTACTCCCTCTTAATGCTCTAGACTCTTGTGAAAACCAAGAAAGCTTATGGTATGGTGGAATTGTGAGCAGGTCACAATCTTGTAATGCCTGATTATCTTTTGGAATAGCCAACTTCAAGGAGGTGCTGATTTTCTTGCAGTTTATAATAGCACCCAAAACAACTACCAAGAGCACCACACAGCCATGGTGTGCTAAAGATTGGTTCGAAGTTACCCAGCAGCTATGTCTCTACTTGTTAGAGAGGTGCTTCCTACCATGAGTGTGGCAATTGCATTTTAAAGTGCATCAGCTTGAGCTTGGTCTGAACACGGAAGTATGCGAAATGGGTTTCTACAAGATTATATAACATTTAGAAGGAAATAAATGAATTGGTGATGGTTTGGAGGATGCTGAAATCTTGTTTGACCAAGCAGTTTCAGAATCCACCATCTTGTAAATGACGGgtaaatgattttttttgttttggcatATGTGAATCTCAAGAGACTAATCATATACATATTGCAGTGTTTGTTGATATATTTAACGCCTTTGATAAATCAGTACTTGATATTTGTTTGCCTTGTATTGTTTTAGATAAAAGAGGAGACAAAATAATTAGGATATTACTTGATGGAACAATTTCATTACTTTATATTCTCAAAACCAATTTGGATTGTATCTCTCATCCTCTGGTTCATATATACAGTTACAAATAAAAATTCACCACTGTCCAAATTGTAAAATTTCAGTCCTAGAAGAAAAGGGGTTGGCAAAAATGTTGACATCAACTGACATGCCTCGGTGCCTTATGCTTGAGCTAAATAGCCTCTAGCAAAGCTGCTAGTGCAAAAATTTCGTAATCAGCACATGTGCAACCATAACCATGACCATCTTCGCAACCACACTCATCCCACTTCTTCGTCCTTCTCTGCCTCCTTTTGTCGATTCCCACTTCTGCTTGGACTCCGACTTTGATCGATACCTGTAGTTTAGGCGGCTTGACGCCTTCAATAGCACGGCCACTGGTACTTCTTGGAACCATCGTGACCCACTTGTCCAATTCCATGTTTGGTGACTCGAGCACTTCTTTCCATGGGACCTCTGCCCTGCCCAGTAGTTGTGATCCCCCAATTCTTCCAAAAACAGGCACGGTGTTCCTCCACCGGAGCTCAAAAACCACAGTTTCTCGCACAAAGCTGTCGCTTCCATTACACTCCAGGGAAATGGACTCGTTCCAGATGTGGTCAGACTTGGTGGAGATTTCTCGAGTGTTCAGCCTAATTTTTTTGCTGTCCCCTGCAGAAAGATAGTATCTAACGAACAGGTTTCCCGTGGTCTTGATGAACTCTATGTTTTTGGCTTGTATGATTCTCAGTCCACAGCTAAGGGAAGAAAGCTCTAATGGAATACCCATTTTGTGTGTGTTTGAGGGAAattggaggtggagatggagatggagagagtTGATTGATTGTGTGGTGAAGACAACTAATGTGGCTCTTATATAGTGTCTGGGATATTGGAGGGGAAGGTGGCATTTCTTTTTGAGGAAGCTGCAATTATTTATGTTAAAAATGTGATCTGAGTATATACAATCACTAAGAAAGATCTGCAATCTTGATATAATAATGTAATATGCTTCATATTGAGCATTATTAAGCAATCATGGGAGATTAAGTGGAAGATCATGATCACTTATTATATATAAGCTCCTTTAGATCGATGCTTGAAGAGCTGGATTTTCAAAAACAACCCTGCTTGAAAGTTGCAACTTGCAAGCAGCGACATTGTGAATCCAgtcttctcaaaaaaaacatTGTGAATCCAGTGCTTTTTGACAGTATATCATATATCTGAAAGTGGAATCTGTATATATGTGGACTGTGGTCCGTGCTTCCACCCAAAGATCCTTTGACTTCAGAATCCATACCATGGGGACATGTGGTCTTGTATTGTTGGTGTAGTGGGTGGTCTTGTATTGCTGGAGTTGCGGCTCGATGGAAATTAAAGAagtgggaaaagaaaaaaaaaactttttttttttttatgacagaaaaaaaaaaaacttttaaatttaaaaagatCAACACATATATGTAGGTGACTCACTAATAATATACTAATCTCGAGGCCTTCTGAAATAAAATCTCACATATATAAATACTTCGGTTACTAAATGAGGATAATTCAGAATGCCCGAATTCAGCTCAATGTCACCTTTCTACTTCTTGAAGTTGGAGCCATTAGGAGATCAATCCGAGTAATGCTATAGGAAAGTGCATGGCTGCATATGAAGTAAATTCAGTAAAATATTCTAGTTTATTTGAATACCATAATTGTTTTcaagtcccaaaaaaaaaagttgaaaaattCATAATTTGAACATTCATTAAACTAAAGCCATATGAACAGAAAAATGAAACTCAATCATATTTAAGATTATGACAGTCTTTGTGGTGTGCTGATCTTTAATGATATCTAGATGCTTAGTGTTCTGCATATGCACAACCAGAAACCAAATGTTTAATATAGATTTATTTGGAAATAAATATCAATTTAATTTTAAGTCTCATGATGTTGTTCGTGCAAAATAGACAAAACAGATAGTTTCTTGTATACTAAGCCATTTTGACAGCATAAAGTATATGAAACTTGATTTGTCTAATTTACAGTGTTATCATGATCTAGTGGATCTAGAAGGAATTTCATATTTATAGCCACTTTGGCAGCGTATAATGTGTAGAAAAGTCACACAAAAGATCAAAATAACAATGAATTTATACTACATAACAGATatatgaaatttaaaatttaatcaTTCATCTTGTAATTTACAATATTCTAGAAGTACTTGTGTAGTATAGAACAATTATCTTAATGACAAACATTTATAATGTAAAACACAAAATTATTGAAACATTTGCATTAAGTTCAAAATTATGCAGACATACATTCAAAAATATATAGATGAACTTGACTAATGAACATAAAACTGAATGCGGATTAATTATTAATCTTGATCCcagaattttatttaatttcatagaaCATGTAAATCAATTTGAGTATAGTATGCTTTGATATCAATTGTAAGATATTTCAAGTCACAATTGTGAACAAATCACTACGGTGAAAATCCCTGGAGTAAATATTGTAGATTATCTCAAAACAAATATATGaagggaaaattttgcaaacaatACACTAagtaaagaccactaataattTCCATACATAATTCCAAACCGAGCATTTTGGTAGATGGACTATCAAGCCTGACGCACTATGTAGACACGatgtcaatgacgccgttattCTAATGTCATTATTCATTTATCaaagggtaatttagtactCTCACACTCTAGccctttttttggttttttttttttttaaaaaaagaagtatctcctctaactctctctctccacatACCTAAACCCGGAAACCTCGACCCCAGCGACCACCacatctcctccaccttccaAACCCATAAACACCAAACTCAACCCACTTCTAATCCCACCAAAATCCTAATTCTAatcccatccccatccccaccaCCGATCACCACAACAATCCCTACACCCATCTCCAGATACTCGTCCGGGTGCATAACCCGGACATCGCCGGTGTAAAACCACCTGCCTCGCATAACAATTTCTCCAACATCCGACTCGTTTCTCTTCACGCTTAAGCCCGAATCTGGATCCACTACATCCACCTCCATAAGCCCAACCGTCTTCACTCCTTGCCTTGCCTTCAACCTCGCCTTCTCCGTCACTGGAAACTTATTCCACTCCTGCTTCCAAGACCTGGTTGGGCTATACGCCGAGTTTTATGTCACGTTTGACCAG is a window from the Rosa chinensis cultivar Old Blush chromosome 2, RchiOBHm-V2, whole genome shotgun sequence genome containing:
- the LOC112183298 gene encoding pentatricopeptide repeat-containing protein At5g38730; amino-acid sequence: MAASVPLSGETQLIQGLFAIVVKGHWNHLLKPKLGSCLTSSTIHQVLLQLSLYGYSPSLSLSFFKWVESVPNYKHSLQCSWTMVHILTKHGHFKTAHQLLEKIAFRDFLSSPTVLNALIPTQDDPDVNSHVLSWLVITYANSKMTQDAIQVLEHMRVHGFKPHLHACTVLLNCLVKDRLTSMVWKVYKKMIRTGVVPNIHTYNVLIHACCKSGDIEKAERLVSEMELRCVFPDIFTYNTLISLYSKRGMHYEALSVQNRMEMAGVSPDMVTYNSLMYGFCREGRMTEAVKLFRDIKGCVPNHITYTTLIDGYCRVNDLEEALRLCEVMKSKELYPGVVTYNSILRKLCQEGRMRDANKLLNEMSEKNVEPDNVTCNTLINAYCKIGDMMSAVKVKNRMLASGLKLDEFTYKALIHGFCMVPEMDGAKDLLFSMLDAGFCPSYCTYTWIIDAYCNQGNEEAVIRLPDEFVRKGIVVDVSLYRALIRRLCKRERLDCAEKVYSLMQEKGILADSVVFTSLAYAYLKAGKSSVVSGMLDEMFKRRLMVTRKIYRSVNASYASENDILRLFWEHMVERGLMSKTVMITEMQQT
- the LOC112184331 gene encoding uncharacterized protein LOC112184331 yields the protein MATPVRKPRRDTADMLTWQEVPRSDSPATASSAHRSHQPSDGISKVLHGGQITEEEAQSLNKKKHCSGYKMKEISGSGIFAAGEGNAEPEPGRVYQQAVKGISQISFSVDEHLSPKKPTSVPEVAKQKELSGTLQSELDSKTQKGISNAKTKELSGNDIFGPPPEIVPRSVNAVHTHEYKQSKDSGEPAPRNLRTSVKVSNPAGGQSKILFTEDPVVKTSKKLHNQKFAELTGNDIFKGDVSPGSAEKPLSTAKLREMSGSNIFADGKAASRDYLGGVRKPPGGESSISLV
- the LOC112183300 gene encoding uncharacterized protein LOC112183300, coding for MGIPLELSSLSCGLRIIQAKNIEFIKTTGNLFVRYYLSAGDSKKIRLNTREISTKSDHIWNESISLECNGSDSFVRETVVFELRWRNTVPVFGRIGGSQLLGRAEVPWKEVLESPNMELDKWVTMVPRSTSGRAIEGVKPPKLQVSIKVGVQAEVGIDKRRQRRTKKWDECGCEDGHGYGCTCADYEIFALAALLEAI